Below is a window of Pseudomonas eucalypticola DNA.
CCACAGAGAGGTGTCTGATGACCAAGCAACGTCGTACCTTTACCCCTGAGTTCAAGCGCGAGGCTGCGTGCCTGGTGCTCGATCAAGGCTACAGCCATACCGAGGCAGCCCGTTCGCTTGGGCTGGTTGAGTCGGCCTTGCGTCGCTGGGTGAACCAGCTCCAGCAAGAACGTGGCGGTGTCACCCCGACCAGCAAAGCGTTAACACCTGAGCAGCAAAAAATCCAAGAATTGGAAGCCCGAATCAATCGTCTGGAACGGGAGAAATCGATCCTAAAAAAGGCTACCGCGCTCTTGATGGCCGAGGAGCACGAGCGCTCGCGTTAGTCGATCAGCTTCGCTCCGAGGAGCCGGTTGATCTGTTGTGCTCGGTATTTGAAGTCACCCGATCTTGCTACTACGCATACTGTCGAAAACGCCGATCCCCTGATGCCGAACGGGTGATTTTGCGCAGCCGCGTGAACGAACTGTTTACTCAAAGCCGAAGCGCTGCGGGCAGTAGAAGCATCATGCTGATGATGAAAGAGGACGGCATGCAAATCGGGCGATTCAAGGTACGTAAGTTGATGCGCGAGATGAACCTGATCAGCAAACAACCGGGCTCCCATGCCTACAAAAAGGCCACCGTGGAGCGACCTGATATACCGAACGTACTTGATCGAGAGTTCAGCGTGGCATCCCCCAACAAGGTCTGGTGCGGTGACATCACGTACGTTTGGGCCGAAGGTCGATGGCACTATCTGGCAGCGGTGATCGATCTGTATGCGCGCCGGGTCGTAGGCTGGGCGTTCTCAGTCAAGCCTGACGCTGACTTGGTGATCAAGGCATTGGATATGGC
It encodes the following:
- a CDS encoding IS3 family transposase (programmed frameshift), with translation MTKQRRTFTPEFKREAACLVLDQGYSHTEAARSLGLVESALRRWVNQLQQERGGVTPTSKALTPEQQKIQELEARINRLEREKSIPKKGYRALDGRGARALALVDQLRSEEPVDLLCSVFEVTRSCYYAYCRKRRSPDAERVILRSRVNELFTQSRSAAGSRSIMLMMKEDGMQIGRFKVRKLMREMNLISKQPGSHAYKKATVERPDIPNVLDREFSVASPNKVWCGDITYVWAEGRWHYLAAVIDLYARRVVGWAFSVKPDADLVIKALDMAYEQRGRPQDVLFHSDQGSQYGSRSFRQRLWRYRFTQSMSRRGNCHDNAPMERLFRSLKTEWIPTVGYMSAVLAKQDIGRFLMERYNWRRPHQFNDGLAPAVAEEKLNAVSGIS